The Deltaproteobacteria bacterium sequence TGAGCGGCAATGTCTGGGAATGGGTAGAAGACTGTTACAGCGGAGATTGCGTGAATCGGGTGATTCGCGGCGGTTCCTGGTACGGCAAAACTGCGCTCCTGCTGGCGTCTTACCGCCTTTGGTTCGAACCGACGCACAAATTCTTCAACGACGGTTTTCGCATGGCGCTTCCCGTCAAGTAGTTGTTTTCTGAGTTCTGAATTTCTGTATTCTAAGGTTTATAGAATTCTACCAGTTGGTACAGTGAATCACTCTAGCTGACGGTATAAAACGCCGCTGCTGATTTCAGCCGTTGTCTTTTTACCTGCTATTTAGCCCTCTCAAGATATTTACCTTCCGTTGTATCAACCCTTATTTTTTCGCCGATATCTATAAATGCAGGGACATTTACAACAAGTCCTGTTTCAAGGGTTGCCGGCTTCAAGGTGTTTGTGACTGTTGCGCTTTTGAGATTTGGCGCAGTATCCACAACCTTAAGTTCAACAACCTGGGGCGGCTCTACGCCAACCGGTTTACCTTCGTAAAAATCAACTATGAATCTTACATTTGGTATAAGATAGTAAACATTATCGCCGATCTCTTCTGATGTAAGCAATACCTGCTCATAATTTTCTGTATTCATAAAATAATAGTCCGTGCCGCTGTTATACAGATATTCCATCTCATGCTGCTCAAGATGGGCTTTTTCAAGCTTATCTTCAGAGCGGAAGCGGTTCCCAATGGCTGAACCTGTCTTCAGGTTTTTCAATTTTGTCTGTACCATGCCGCGCCAATTGCCAGGCGTTATATGTTGAACGCTCGTCACCCTGTACGGTTCTCCGTTATATAGGATACTCATCCCCACCCTAAGCTGTGTTGCCGCAATCATTTTATAAAACCCCTTTCTTTCAGAAAAATATTGTGCTTTATGTTTTTATGATTTTACATACTTCTCCATGCATTGTCAAGCTATGGCCATTCGCTGATTGACATTATCAGAGGATAGTTGTTATAATGCGCACCGTATGAAAAGGATCGCTATTATAGGCGCAGGCAAGGGCGGTTATGCCCTGTTTTGCCTTTTAAAGGATATATCCGGTATTGAAGTGGTTGGCATTGCAGATAGGGATAAGAATGCCCCAGGCATAAAGCTGGCAAAGGCGTCTGAGATATTTGCCACCGATGATTATAATGATCTCCTCAAGATAAAGGATATAGATATTATTATAAATGTTACCGGCAGTCCTCAGGTTTCAAAGGAGATTAAGAAAAAGAGAAACATTAAGGCAGAGATTGTAGAGGGGATGAGCGCGAGGCTTATTTGGGACCTCTTAAACGAACTAAAAGCAGAGCATGATGGGATACAGAGAAATCTGGCAGAGTCAAAGAAATTATATGACATAGCCATCATACTTGCCTCTGCCCACCATCTTGAAGATGTATTGGATACGATAATAAAAGAATCCACTGAGTTTGTAAATGCGCCTGCCGGAAGCATTGCGTTTTATGACGCAGGCGCAGGGGAATTAAGGATTGCGGCAAGCAAGGGATTTTCTCCGAAATTTTTAGAAATAAATAGATGGAAGGTCAGGCCAAATGGCATGACCGTCCATATCCTTGGCGCAAAGAAACCGGTTGCAATAAGCGATATAAAGAAAGAGCCTCTGTTCAATAATCCGCTTATGCTTGAAGAAGGCGTAAGGTCTCTCATTGCCGTACCGCTCCTTGCCAACAGCCGTATTATCGGAATATTATATATAGATGATTTCAAACCCCGCAGGTGGACCGCAAACGAAATATCATTCCTCTCTCTGCTCGGCACCCAGGCCACCTTTGCAATAGAAAAGCACCAGCTTTTGAAAGAACTGAAGGATAACACGGACAGTCTGCTTGAGACAAAGGATTATCTGAAAAATGTCTTAAATGATTCAGCCGACATAATAATAACCACTGATACTTTTGGCAGGATTGTTGAATTTAACGGAGGCGCAGAGAGGACACTGGGGTACAAAATAGACGAGGTAATAGGCAGACCGGCGTCGGAACTTTACTATAACAGGGATGAAAGAATTAAGATACTTGGCAAAATGGATAAGGACGGCGGTGTTTCCAATTACGAAACGCAGCTTGCGGCAAAGGGCGGAAGGGTGGTTGATATAAGCCTTAGCCTCTCCCACCTCCACAACAGCGCAGGGAAGGTAATCGGAACGGTGGGCATCAGCAAGGATATAACTCAAGAAAAACAGATACGCATAGAAATAGACAATAAAAACAGAGAGCTGAAAGAGGTTAATGACAGACTTGAGGAAAGGATATTAGAAAGGACATTAGAGCTTGAGCACGCCAATAAGGGATTAGAGAGGTCCAATAGGGTCAAGAATCAGTTCATAGCCAATATGAGCCATGAACTCCGGACGCCATTAAATTCCATCATAGGTTTTTCCGATATTTTATTGACAGATGCATTTGGCAGCCTGAATGAAAAACAGGCCAGATACGCAAACAATGTACTGACATCAGGCAGACACCTTCTGCAGCTTATAAACAATATTCTGGATATCGCAAAGATAGAGGCCGGAAGGATGACCCTGGACTATTCCACCTTCCAGCTTCCGGCCATAATTGATGAGGTTATGACTATAGTTCAACCATTAGCCGCTAAAAAAGCAGTTATCCTTGAGGTAAAATTAGATCCTGAATTAACGGAGATAACTGCCGACGAGATAAAGCTCAAACAGATACTATACAATCTCCTCTCTAATGCAATAAAGTTTACCCCGCAGGATGGAAGGGTTGCGTTTGTTGCTGAGAAGGGAGTTGCCGATTCGTCAGGGCAGGGCGGACAACTGCTGAAGATTTCTGTAATAGATACCGGCATAGGCATAAGGACTGAAGACATTGATAAGGTATTTGAGGAATTTGAACAGGTTGACGGAAGTTATTCGAGAAGGCACGAAGGGCTCGGGCTCGGGCTTACGCTTACAAAGAAACTTGTGGAACTTCACGGCGGAATAATCCGGGCTGAA is a genomic window containing:
- the efp gene encoding elongation factor P: MIAATQLRVGMSILYNGEPYRVTSVQHITPGNWRGMVQTKLKNLKTGSAIGNRFRSEDKLEKAHLEQHEMEYLYNSGTDYYFMNTENYEQVLLTSEEIGDNVYYLIPNVRFIVDFYEGKPVGVEPPQVVELKVVDTAPNLKSATVTNTLKPATLETGLVVNVPAFIDIGEKIRVDTTEGKYLERAK
- a CDS encoding diguanylate cyclase — encoded protein: MKRIAIIGAGKGGYALFCLLKDISGIEVVGIADRDKNAPGIKLAKASEIFATDDYNDLLKIKDIDIIINVTGSPQVSKEIKKKRNIKAEIVEGMSARLIWDLLNELKAEHDGIQRNLAESKKLYDIAIILASAHHLEDVLDTIIKESTEFVNAPAGSIAFYDAGAGELRIAASKGFSPKFLEINRWKVRPNGMTVHILGAKKPVAISDIKKEPLFNNPLMLEEGVRSLIAVPLLANSRIIGILYIDDFKPRRWTANEISFLSLLGTQATFAIEKHQLLKELKDNTDSLLETKDYLKNVLNDSADIIITTDTFGRIVEFNGGAERTLGYKIDEVIGRPASELYYNRDERIKILGKMDKDGGVSNYETQLAAKGGRVVDISLSLSHLHNSAGKVIGTVGISKDITQEKQIRIEIDNKNRELKEVNDRLEERILERTLELEHANKGLERSNRVKNQFIANMSHELRTPLNSIIGFSDILLTDAFGSLNEKQARYANNVLTSGRHLLQLINNILDIAKIEAGRMTLDYSTFQLPAIIDEVMTIVQPLAAKKAVILEVKLDPELTEITADEIKLKQILYNLLSNAIKFTPQDGRVAFVAEKGVADSSGQGGQLLKISVIDTGIGIRTEDIDKVFEEFEQVDGSYSRRHEGLGLGLTLTKKLVELHGGIIRAESQFGKGSTFSFIMPTVISVQDSSELLVGSSEKKQFLHIPDSEFRTEVNAPLVLVVEDDLPTSELITIHLAKAGYLVAHAFDGNEAIKKARELKPFAITLDVMLPYKDGWEVLQDLKSHEETKDIPVIINSIISNKELGFVLGAADYLVKPVDGARLIERLNELRPTFKKSSRHATILLIEKDEKMARSMSGALEVEGFSVLRVKGGEEGIELALVAMPDLIIVDMMFNGLSELSSFDIIHRLKNIPATQGIPVFLLTEKEMGTDERLKVMGYIDRVIEKDSFLKGDIVDQIKKLESLYPKRAGLVDEVTGLFNHRYLNIRLNQETKRADRYKQPCSLLMIAIDDLQAYIARNGEFHSNAALRKSAELIKKTLRGYDIATRYGMDELAILLPNTSKSPALQLAKRFKAIIESFPFYNAENQPKGKISASVGVATYPDDANVMEGTILAAQNALSEAMGKGGDMVVAYRAAGSEE